In the Flavisolibacter tropicus genome, one interval contains:
- a CDS encoding TonB-dependent receptor — translation MRRSYCLIAMALLTLNASSQNNFKFTNYTYSNTADNPDAPTGTVQGLLTTTDNQPAAYVTVHLKGTNINTVTDENGAFILKSVKEGNYVLEVSMIGLQSQEKAISVKKDQLTTISLALVEDAKQLSRVVVTSAKSLNQRPVIIGKAPIDPMDLPQSIAVLGQGVIRDQQAQRLSDVIKNVNGVYLATARASTQENFSARGYSFGSSNMFKNGARINSGTMPEMSSLERVEVLKGSAAILYGQVSPGGIVNMVTKEPKFKFGGEVAMRMGSYDLYKPSFDIYGPISSNVAFRVNGTYESANSYRDVVHSDRYYVNPSFLFKLGTKTDLVVEGDYLKHDFTPDFGIGSLGGTTIPDLPRNTFLGTSWQYAKTQQATATTTLKHYFNDNWQINTSLSYQNYYRDYFSTERIQADAIGDWTRPLGRTNTEENYFTGQANLTGKFKTKSLEHTLLAGVDADRSVTTNYNYTIAGGTNYDKINILNPAKYTARTDIPATEKIRKVVAPVDRNGIYVQDLIKLSSKFNILAGIRWSSVYSDQPDSTTLATNAKIKGKSQYNDAFSPRFGLVYKPTEATSVFASYSNSFTVNTGTDIYGQVLDPSLIDQYELGVKNDFFNGKLSANVTLYQIKNNNLAQTAQNDKNGNPNSNTALKALVGETTSKGVEVDLAGHPAIGLDIMAGYSYNDMRYTDVPVAVGNYKEGERLVNTPAHTANGSVFYTFQKSSLKGLKLGLSAYYVGDRNGGWNTDVTKIDGSTITYRNRLIPVEGFTTMDFSAGYSYKKFSILAKVSNLTNTYNYYVHENYSINPIPPTQVVGTVSYKF, via the coding sequence GTGAGAAGATCGTACTGTTTGATAGCAATGGCTTTATTGACATTAAATGCATCAAGCCAAAACAACTTTAAATTTACCAACTATACTTATTCGAATACTGCTGACAATCCAGATGCCCCAACCGGTACTGTACAAGGCTTGTTGACAACGACAGACAATCAGCCAGCGGCTTATGTAACCGTGCATTTAAAAGGCACCAACATTAACACTGTAACTGACGAAAACGGTGCTTTTATTTTAAAGAGCGTTAAAGAAGGTAATTATGTGCTGGAAGTATCGATGATCGGACTGCAGTCGCAGGAAAAAGCAATTTCTGTAAAGAAAGATCAATTAACTACCATAAGCCTGGCGCTTGTTGAAGATGCCAAGCAATTATCTCGCGTGGTGGTTACCAGCGCCAAGTCGCTAAACCAGCGTCCGGTTATTATAGGCAAGGCGCCTATCGATCCAATGGATCTGCCGCAAAGCATCGCTGTTTTGGGTCAAGGAGTTATTCGAGATCAACAAGCGCAGCGCCTGAGTGATGTGATCAAGAACGTGAATGGCGTTTATTTAGCTACCGCCCGCGCCAGCACACAGGAAAACTTTTCTGCCCGCGGTTACTCCTTTGGTAGCAGCAATATGTTTAAAAATGGAGCTCGTATCAACTCTGGCACAATGCCTGAAATGAGTTCATTAGAGCGTGTAGAAGTATTGAAAGGAAGCGCCGCTATCCTTTATGGCCAGGTATCTCCAGGCGGTATTGTGAATATGGTAACCAAGGAACCTAAGTTCAAGTTTGGTGGAGAAGTAGCTATGCGCATGGGCAGCTACGACCTGTACAAGCCATCTTTTGATATTTATGGACCGATTTCTTCCAACGTAGCTTTCCGTGTAAATGGTACGTATGAAAGCGCCAATAGCTACCGCGATGTAGTGCATTCTGACCGCTATTATGTAAACCCGTCTTTCCTGTTTAAACTAGGTACTAAAACAGACCTGGTGGTAGAAGGCGATTACTTGAAACATGACTTTACACCAGATTTTGGTATTGGTTCTTTAGGAGGCACAACTATTCCTGACCTGCCCCGCAATACATTCTTAGGTACTAGCTGGCAATATGCTAAAACGCAACAAGCTACTGCTACTACTACGCTAAAGCATTACTTCAATGACAACTGGCAGATCAATACCTCTTTATCTTACCAGAACTACTATAGAGACTATTTCTCTACCGAGCGTATACAAGCAGATGCTATTGGCGATTGGACGCGCCCGCTTGGTAGAACCAATACAGAAGAGAACTACTTTACTGGCCAGGCAAACCTGACAGGTAAGTTTAAAACGAAAAGCCTGGAGCATACACTTTTAGCTGGTGTTGATGCTGACCGTAGTGTAACCACTAACTATAATTATACTATTGCAGGTGGAACGAATTACGACAAGATCAACATATTGAATCCAGCGAAGTATACAGCGCGTACCGATATACCTGCCACTGAAAAGATCCGTAAGGTTGTAGCGCCTGTAGACAGAAATGGCATTTACGTACAAGACCTGATCAAGCTTTCCAGCAAGTTCAATATATTAGCTGGTATCCGCTGGTCTTCGGTATATAGCGATCAACCCGATTCTACAACGCTGGCTACTAATGCGAAGATCAAAGGCAAGTCGCAATACAATGATGCCTTCTCTCCTCGTTTTGGATTGGTATATAAGCCAACCGAAGCCACATCAGTATTTGCCAGCTATTCTAACTCCTTTACAGTGAACACGGGTACCGATATCTATGGACAAGTTTTAGATCCATCTTTGATTGACCAGTATGAATTAGGTGTTAAGAATGATTTCTTCAATGGCAAGCTGTCTGCGAATGTTACTCTCTATCAAATAAAGAATAACAACCTGGCACAAACCGCACAAAATGATAAAAACGGCAATCCTAATAGCAATACTGCCTTAAAAGCGTTGGTTGGTGAAACTACCAGCAAAGGTGTAGAAGTAGACCTTGCAGGACACCCTGCGATAGGCTTGGATATTATGGCGGGCTATAGCTACAACGACATGCGCTATACAGATGTACCGGTTGCGGTAGGCAACTATAAAGAAGGTGAGCGCCTGGTAAATACGCCAGCCCATACAGCTAATGGTAGCGTATTCTATACTTTCCAGAAATCAAGCCTGAAAGGATTGAAGCTAGGATTATCTGCCTATTATGTAGGTGACCGTAATGGTGGCTGGAACACTGATGTCACGAAGATCGATGGATCTACTATTACCTATCGTAATCGTTTGATTCCAGTAGAAGGCTTTACCACCATGGACTTCTCTGCGGGCTACAGCTACAAGAAGTTCTCTATCCTGGCCAAGGTTTCTAACCTAACCAACACTTACAACTATTATGTTCACGAGAACTATAGCATTAACCCTATTCCTCCAACACAAGTAGTTGGTACCGTTTCCTATAAATTTTAA
- a CDS encoding PepSY-associated TM helix domain-containing protein, whose amino-acid sequence MKVFFRRIHLYLSLAAGLVILTCCLTGAILVFEKDLQMAFNKERYFVAQGSQRLSLDQLSKVVKQGFPEMKINGVKVYEDPTRSVEFSVSPAPKKDKKAEGLPAAAKGKEKTAAPAGRQPGFTIFVNPYTGDLLEKYSYKETSFYQVFALHRWLLGGEKSAGKYIVGVSTFIFLFILITGIILWWPKTKKILKQRLTVKWDAGWKRINHDFHLVFGFYSAIFLFIFAFTGLAWSFEWFNDGIYKVTNSSSKPPAPPKSEYAANTDRISFDAALASAKTVYNGAEFYTISAPKDSTEVFNVSALPANAVHESATNAVYVDQYSGKVAGQLAYENRSLGARVRSTFKPVHTGSIWGTPSKIIALLVCIMGVTFPITGVIMWINRTKKSKKKSGPMHATKKETAVA is encoded by the coding sequence ATGAAAGTATTTTTCCGCCGTATTCACCTTTATTTAAGCCTGGCCGCCGGATTGGTTATATTAACCTGCTGCTTAACTGGGGCTATACTGGTCTTTGAAAAAGACCTTCAAATGGCCTTCAACAAAGAGCGGTATTTTGTAGCCCAAGGAAGTCAACGCCTTTCTTTGGACCAGCTATCCAAAGTGGTAAAACAAGGTTTTCCGGAAATGAAGATCAACGGCGTTAAAGTATATGAGGACCCAACGCGTTCGGTTGAATTCAGCGTGTCGCCAGCGCCTAAAAAGGATAAAAAGGCAGAAGGTCTACCAGCTGCTGCAAAGGGAAAAGAAAAAACGGCCGCACCTGCCGGCAGGCAACCTGGCTTTACCATTTTTGTAAATCCTTATACAGGCGATTTACTTGAAAAGTATAGTTATAAAGAAACTTCTTTTTACCAGGTATTTGCCTTGCACCGCTGGTTATTAGGTGGCGAGAAAAGCGCAGGTAAATACATTGTTGGTGTATCGACATTTATATTTCTGTTCATTTTAATTACCGGGATTATCCTTTGGTGGCCTAAGACAAAGAAGATATTAAAGCAGCGTTTGACTGTAAAATGGGATGCAGGCTGGAAACGCATCAACCACGACTTTCACCTGGTGTTTGGTTTTTACAGCGCCATCTTCTTATTCATCTTTGCCTTTACGGGACTTGCCTGGTCGTTTGAGTGGTTCAATGACGGGATATATAAAGTGACCAACTCATCGAGTAAGCCACCAGCCCCACCAAAGTCGGAATATGCGGCCAACACGGACCGTATTTCTTTTGATGCAGCACTGGCTAGCGCAAAGACCGTTTATAATGGGGCGGAGTTTTACACTATTTCAGCTCCAAAAGATTCCACTGAAGTCTTTAATGTATCGGCCCTGCCTGCCAATGCTGTACATGAAAGCGCTACCAATGCGGTTTATGTAGATCAGTACTCTGGAAAAGTGGCAGGTCAATTAGCCTATGAAAACAGAAGCTTAGGTGCAAGAGTGCGTTCTACCTTTAAGCCTGTACACACAGGTAGTATCTGGGGCACGCCCTCAAAGATCATTGCGCTGCTTGTTTGTATAATGGGTGTAACCTTCCCTATTACCGGTGTGATCATGTGGATCAACAGAACTAAGAAAAGCAAAAAGAAAAGTGGACCTATGCATGCAACAAAAAAGGAAACTGCTGTTGCCTAA
- a CDS encoding IS110 family transposase produces the protein MKDKNKAFPVFYPDAAGIDISSKEHWVAVAPNRDAQPVRCFGCFTEDLHAIANWLKECDVDTVAMEATGIYWISLFLILEEAGFEVVLDNAKHVKNVRGKKTDMSDAEWIRQLHSCGLLSASFQPDTYTRKLRTYMRYRKNLIEMSATHIRMMQKAMEQMNIKLQHVIADITGKTGQRIIQTILQGQRDPQVLLKLVDGRIKASPDDICRSLEGVWKEEHLFELRLSFELYHQYRQRILECDQQIQALLLQKTNSTHALAKKQNVKSNKNNLSFDAKPILQEITGTDLTEIFGINDSTAIEILSETGLTMNKWPTEKHFTSWLNLAPYNKISGGKLLSSKIPKKKNRAGQVFKLAAFAVQRSQNWLAVFYHRIKARSGPAKAITATARKIAVIFYHMMRDRVRFNPISLENYVESFREKQVRKLKKQAKRLGLELKPA, from the coding sequence CAGTAAAGAGCATTGGGTAGCCGTAGCGCCCAATCGGGACGCACAACCGGTTCGCTGCTTTGGTTGCTTTACAGAAGATTTACATGCTATCGCCAACTGGTTAAAGGAATGTGACGTCGACACTGTGGCCATGGAAGCGACCGGTATTTACTGGATCAGTTTGTTCTTAATTCTGGAAGAGGCCGGTTTTGAGGTCGTGTTGGACAATGCAAAGCATGTAAAAAATGTAAGGGGAAAGAAAACCGACATGAGTGATGCAGAATGGATCCGCCAATTACACAGTTGTGGTTTGCTGTCGGCCTCCTTCCAACCCGATACGTACACCAGAAAACTCCGTACGTATATGCGCTATCGGAAAAATTTAATTGAAATGAGTGCCACACATATCCGCATGATGCAAAAAGCCATGGAGCAAATGAATATCAAGTTGCAGCATGTCATTGCTGACATCACCGGAAAGACCGGACAACGAATCATCCAAACCATACTGCAAGGACAACGAGATCCTCAGGTGCTGCTCAAACTAGTTGATGGCCGAATCAAAGCCAGTCCTGATGATATATGCCGATCCCTGGAGGGCGTATGGAAAGAAGAACATCTTTTTGAACTGCGTTTGTCTTTTGAGCTGTATCACCAGTATCGCCAAAGGATATTAGAATGTGACCAGCAGATCCAGGCGCTGCTCCTTCAAAAAACCAATAGCACTCACGCTCTGGCCAAGAAGCAAAATGTGAAAAGCAACAAGAACAATTTAAGTTTTGATGCCAAACCAATACTACAGGAGATAACAGGCACCGACCTCACAGAAATTTTTGGGATTAATGACAGCACGGCTATTGAAATCTTAAGTGAAACGGGTCTTACTATGAATAAATGGCCAACTGAAAAACATTTTACCTCGTGGCTCAACCTGGCACCCTACAATAAAATTTCTGGTGGTAAGCTGTTGAGCAGTAAAATACCAAAGAAAAAAAACCGGGCGGGCCAGGTCTTCAAACTGGCAGCTTTTGCTGTCCAGCGCAGTCAGAACTGGTTAGCGGTGTTCTACCATAGAATAAAAGCGCGGTCCGGACCAGCGAAGGCCATCACCGCTACTGCAAGAAAAATTGCAGTGATCTTTTATCACATGATGCGGGACCGGGTTAGGTTTAATCCGATCAGCCTGGAAAACTATGTTGAAAGCTTTAGAGAAAAACAAGTAAGAAAACTCAAAAAACAAGCTAAGAGGCTTGGGCTTGAACTTAAACCGGCTTAA